A DNA window from Phoenix dactylifera cultivar Barhee BC4 chromosome 13, palm_55x_up_171113_PBpolish2nd_filt_p, whole genome shotgun sequence contains the following coding sequences:
- the LOC103714660 gene encoding RNA pseudouridine synthase 6, chloroplastic produces the protein MPTAAALVSMSNALVSPLWASSRRALMAPAALARALSTAPHPRGNRRHKKEICWVATKKAPPPRSSKAEAIAVESTASALANGYPEYKRLLPCPSQNQPPRVEHLVVSEDGVVLDYISKALHLPPLFVADLIHFGAVHYALVCPKPPPSATPDQVRVFKEVTEPSVLQKRSSIKGKTVREAQKTFRVTDVNQIVEAGTYLRVHVHPKRFPRCYEIDWKSRIITVTDSYVVLDKPAATSVGGTTDNTEECCATFASRALGLETPLKTTHQIDNCTEGCVVLARTKDFCSIFHGMIREKQVKKFYLALAAAPVPVGIISHYMRPVNVAPRLVSEESIGGWHLCQLEVLECKEVPWPNVDVEKSYGIEDCGWPSKDIAYECKINLLTGKTHQVRAQLAAIGAPIVGDSMYMPAAAAEMCNTQINPFGRNRKQFTSEDDRILAIEEWIAQHGKEPSAAIGLQASHISWDGGKCSYEAGAPWWRCTTS, from the exons atgccGACCGCTGCAGCTCTTGTTTCCATGTCCAACGCCCTCGTCTCACCTCTGTGGGCGTCGAGCCGGAGGGCTCTCATGGCACCCGCCGCTCTCGCTCGCGCTCTCTCCACCGCTCCCCatcctcgcgggaaccgccgtCACAAGAAGGAGATCTGCTGGGTCGCAACAAAGAAGGCCCCTCCTCCCCGCTCTTCCAAGGCAGAGGCCATCGCCGTCGAGAGCACTGCTTCCGCCTTAGCTAATGG GTATCCAGAATACAAACGCCTACTCCCATGTCCATCACAAAATCAGCCACCAAGGGTTGAGCACCTTGTAGTATCAGAAGACGGGGTCGTTCTTGATTATATCTCTAAAGCTTTGCATCTTCCCCCTCT GTTTGTTGCAGATCTTATTCATTTTGGAGCTGTGCATTATGCATTAGTGTGCCCGAAGCCTCCTCCAAGTGCAACCCCTGATCAAGTTCGGGTCTTTAAAGAAGTAACAGAACCTTcagttctgcaaaagagatcatCTATTAAAGGGAAGACTGTGAGGGAAGCACAGAAGACATTTAGGGTAACAGATGTTAATCAAATTGTCGAAGCAGGCACTTACCTACGTGTTCATGTACACCCAAAACGCTTCCCAAG GTGCTATGAAATTGATTGGAAATCCAGAATCATAACAGTTACTGATTCATATGTGGTCCTCGACAAACCAGCTGCAACTTCA GTTGGAGGAACAACAGATAACACTGAAGAATGTTGTGCAACATTTGCTTCTCGTGCCTTAGGATTGGAAACTCCTCTGAAGACAACCCATCAGATAGATAACTGCACTGAGGGCTG TGTTGTATTGGCTAGAACGAAAGATTTCTGCTCAATTTTTCATGGAATGATTAGG GAGAAACAGGTAAAAAAGTTTTATCTAGCCCTTGCTGCTGCGCCTGTGCCTGTTGGAATTATTTCTCATTACATGCGTCCTGTGAATGTTGCTCCAAGATTAGTTTCTGAAG AATCTATTGGTGGATGGCATCTCTGCCAGTTGGAGGTGTTGGAGTGCAAGGAGGTCCCCTGGCCAAATGTTGACGTGGAGAAAAGCTACGGCATTGAAGATTGTGGATGGCCCTCCAAGGACATTGCCTATGAATGTAAGATCAACCTCTTGACAGGCAAAACTCATCAG GTCAGAGCACAGTTGGCTGCTATTGGTGCGCCTATTGTTGGGGACTCGATGTACATGCCTGCTGCTGCAGCAGAAATGTGTAATACCCAGATTAACCCATTTGGTAGAAATAGAAAGCAATTTACAAGTGAGGATGACAGAATATTGGCTATCGAAGAGTGGATCGCACAGCATGGCAAGGAACCTAGTGCGGCTATCGGCCTCCAAGCATCTCATATCTCCTGGGATGGTGGCAAGTGTTCTTACGAGGCTGGGGCTCCGTGGTGGCGATGCACAACATCGTAA